The genomic stretch GCACCTCCGAGATCAAGGTCACATGCCTGATCGACGACAAGTACACCGAACTGGCCGTACGCACACTCCATAAAGCCTTCAACTTGGAGGAAGGCAAACACATCGAGTAGCCGATGCAAAACATCACGATATATGACACTACGTTAAGGGACGGGGCCCAAGCCGAGGAACTGAATCTGACAACCCAGGACAAAGTCCGCATCGCGCAAAAGCTGGACGACCTGGGGATTCACTACATTGAAGGCGGCTGGCCCGGTTCCAATCCCACGGACAGGAGATTCTTCGACGAAATAAAATCATACAGGTTCAAGAACGCCAAGCTCGCGGCCTTCGGGTCCACGCATCTCGCCAAGACCACGCCCGAAAAGGACCCGAACCTGACCGGACTGCTCGAAGCCGAGACGCCGGTGGTCACCATCTTCGGCAAGACCTGGGATCTTCACGCCACCACCGCCCTGGGCATCCCGCTTGAGCGCAATCTCGAACTCATCGCCAACTCCGTGGCTTTTCTCAAGGCGCGAGTGGACGAAGTGTTCTTCGACGCGGAGCACTTCTTCGACGGGTTCAAACGCAACCCGGAATACGCCATGCAGGCCTTGACCGCGGCATTCGAGGCCGGGGCCGACCGAATCATCCTGTGCGACACCAACGGCGGCTCCCTGACCAGCGAGGTCGGGGAGGCCGTCGCGGCCGTCCGCAAGCGTCTGCCCGAAGCCAGCCTCGGCATACATGCGCACAACGACTCCGAACTGGCCGTGGCCAACTCCCTGGAGGCGGTCCGCCTCGGAGCGACCCAGGTCCAGGGGACCATCAACGGCTACGGCGAACGCTGCGGTAACGCCAACCTCTGCTCGGTCATCCCCAATCTCGAACTCAAGATGGGCTTCGACGTCATCGGCCGGGAAAACCTTTCCCGGCTCCTGTCCGTTTCCCACTTCGTGAGCGAGATCGGCAACCTGCGTCCGTTCATGCGCCAGCCTTTCGTGGGCTCATCCGCATTCGCCCACAAGGGCGGCATCCACGTCAGCGCAATTCTCAAGGATTCCCGCACCTACGAGCACATCGAGCCCGAGACCGTGGGCAATGAACGGCGGGTCCTCCTCTCCGATCAGGCGGGCAAGTCCAACATCCTGTTCAAGGCGCGCGAACTGGGCTACGAACTGGCAAAAGGCGACCCAACCCTGGATCGCCTGCTCAAGGAGCTCAAGGCCAAGGAAAGCATGGGCTACGAATACTCCGTGGCCGACGCCTCCTTCGAACTCATGCTTCGAGAAGCGCTGGGCAAACCGCTCAACTACTTCCACTTCCGCCACTTCTTCGTGGTGGACGCCAAGCGCGAGGAAGATGCCGAACCCATGTCCGAAGCCACGGTCATCGTGGACGTCAAGGGTCAACAGGAACACACCGCGGCCACCGGCATGGGTCCGGTCAACGCCTTGGACCAGGCCCTGCGCAAAGGGCTGGAACGGTTCTACCCGCAGCTCAGGGACATTCGCCTGCTCGACTTCAAGGTCCGCGTTCTGTCCGGCGCTGTGCGCGACACCGGAGGCACGGCCTCCTTTGTCCGCGTTCTGGTCGAGACCGGCGACGCCACCGACCGCTGGACCACAATGGGCGTGTCCCACAACATAATCGAGGCCTCCTGGCAGGCCGTGGTCGACGCCATCAACTACAAGCTCTTCAAGGACGAAATGGCCGAAGCCGCCAAACAGGACGGCTCAAGCGACCAATAATTACATACGCTTACACAGCCAACTCCCCGCTTTCACGGTAGAACACCGCGGAGAAAAAAACCGCGCCGAAGGCGCTTACAGGGGATGCAAGGGTGCGAGCCCTTGCCCGCCAGAGGCGAAATCACCCGACTATTGCCGCGAAGCGGCTTTCAACGACTGATTTCCCTCTTCAAGGAGTTAAAGGGATAGTTCCCCAATAAAAAGGCCCGCTTTTTAGCGGGCCTTTTTTCGTTGCGTGCGTGCGCTCTCCAAAATCAGAAGAGAATCTTCTCGGGAGGCCTGCGCTCGGGGACCACCTGCTTTTCGCCGGTCCCTTCGTTGAACTCCTTGCTGACGTACAAGGCGCAGTAACAAGCGCCGTACTCTTTGACATCCTCCTCGCGGTAAACGCAGGGACAGATGATGTCCTTGTCGGCCTCGTAGTCGCCGTTGGCCAACCTGCACGGACAGGCCATGTAGCCGAACCGTTCCTTGTTGATAAGCAGGCTCTCCAGCAGAGGCATGGTCATGTCCATGTCCGCGTTGAAGTGGTAGCCCTTCGGCT from Desulfovibrio sp. Fe33 encodes the following:
- the cimA gene encoding citramalate synthase, whose translation is MQNITIYDTTLRDGAQAEELNLTTQDKVRIAQKLDDLGIHYIEGGWPGSNPTDRRFFDEIKSYRFKNAKLAAFGSTHLAKTTPEKDPNLTGLLEAETPVVTIFGKTWDLHATTALGIPLERNLELIANSVAFLKARVDEVFFDAEHFFDGFKRNPEYAMQALTAAFEAGADRIILCDTNGGSLTSEVGEAVAAVRKRLPEASLGIHAHNDSELAVANSLEAVRLGATQVQGTINGYGERCGNANLCSVIPNLELKMGFDVIGRENLSRLLSVSHFVSEIGNLRPFMRQPFVGSSAFAHKGGIHVSAILKDSRTYEHIEPETVGNERRVLLSDQAGKSNILFKARELGYELAKGDPTLDRLLKELKAKESMGYEYSVADASFELMLREALGKPLNYFHFRHFFVVDAKREEDAEPMSEATVIVDVKGQQEHTAATGMGPVNALDQALRKGLERFYPQLRDIRLLDFKVRVLSGAVRDTGGTASFVRVLVETGDATDRWTTMGVSHNIIEASWQAVVDAINYKLFKDEMAEAAKQDGSSDQ
- a CDS encoding ferredoxin-thioredoxin reductase catalytic domain-containing protein, coding for MDVNQLYEMLKKVQEPKGYHFNADMDMTMPLLESLLINKERFGYMACPCRLANGDYEADKDIICPCVYREEDVKEYGACYCALYVSKEFNEGTGEKQVVPERRPPEKILF